The following is a genomic window from Hyperolius riggenbachi isolate aHypRig1 chromosome 4, aHypRig1.pri, whole genome shotgun sequence.
AAAACACTCAATGCAAGTCTGGAGTACATCAAAAGGTCTATTGAAGTACATGGCTAACATATATTCTGACTGCTCTGCGTCCTTCGCTTGAACACTGTTGTGTTATCGTTCCTTATAGAACAACGTCTAACGAGTCTGATCTATGTTTGAAGCCTCCAGCTCATTGCCTATCTCACCAATCTGCAATTTCTCCTGAAACTAGATGTAGAATGATGGCTAGGCCCACGTTCACACGCCTGCTGTATACAGAATGGGTGCCCCTGGTTGAGATGCGGTGTATCATTCATGGTAACAGACAAAGCACACTGCTTCATCAATCTCAAATgttctgtaaaggtggccatatacataCAAGATCTTCAtccaatgttccaaaatgatcaATTCATCTCTGGAAGGAATTGATTGCCAGCACACAacacatcaattttcaatagattccagcagtaaATCTGTTGAAAATCGATAAAACTGTAGCACTGCACTGTTGGATGCAGTGCAACGCTGTGGGCTGTCCATCTATTGCTACTCCTGCCCCCAATCCACCTAGATTCTGTCCTATCCCGATTGATACATTTGATagaaaaattgatcgaaatttgATTGTAATGACATTTGCAGGGCATCCAATTTGATTTTAGCTATTGAACCTCCAAGGAATAGAAGAAAATATATGTTTGATTAGCAACTAAAGTACAATAACTTTTTGGGAAGTTCTGCTAACAAACTTTAGGAagagaaaataatttattttttgttcttTCAACTGATGCATCTGTGTCCAAAGCtaaaaatgttcttttttttttagaaaatgtgataaaaaaaaaaaaaatgacttttgcaTTTGAAGTAGGTTCCCTTACAAACATGGCAACAGCATGCCTTCTGGTGTACATACTGGTATATTTTCGGTTGTACAATTGGAAAAATTAAAGTGTAGTCAAGGTGAACctcgggggggaaaaaaaatgggTACTTACCCAAGATTAacaaagcctccggatcctgtagaggcttcccacgccacccTCCGGACCACCAAAACAAATCAGACAAGAGCTTGACAGATTTCAGATCCGGGCTGCGGCGGTAGGagagaggacatgggaagcctctggaagatccAGAGTCTTGTCTCTTCTTAGATAACATACCTGATTTTTGATCACATGTTTGCATCGGGGTCACTTTGGCAAGGGACTATGCATATCTAACTGGATCTCTGGATGTGAAAGGTCCGATTTAGAAGCCTGAACTGTTTTATTGCAGACACTGTTTTTCAGCTGAGGGCATTAATCATATACTACTATGCCAGGCAAAGGGAAGCATGGTAAGTAGGCTGCACTGCAAAATGATAAAATATTTACTATGTATATCATTAGTTTACCACAAAGTTTAGGTACTCTTAAGTTGGCACCAGCGTATCTTCTAAACATCAGCATAGTCCAGTGGTGAGGTCTTCACTGCTATCAGAATAAAATGTAGTTCTTCAAGGGGGAAACTAATCAACAAGAATCAGTCTGCGCGTCTCTTCAGCTGACCATACAAATCTCCAGTGAGCCAGGAAAAGTATAAGAACCAAGTAAATCAAATTATTAACTGCCAGTTAAGTATAcccttattttaaaaaaactttgtttttttgtggagCAAGACTGAATACACAAAGGCCCAGAGTAATATTAGTCAATGTCCGGTGCAGAAGCCAATAGCCAATTAGCATTTCAGCAAATTCCTGTAtgcattagagatggtcaatgaggtgcaaataattccactttgtatgtaaatttattttaaataatatgcagcttggaactgagcCAATCCCATTCACTACCTACTGGAACTGACTTGCCAGATTCCCAGCTGCACAGACACCAACatgatttgcatgtcattgaccatctgtgGTATAGACTAAATCCATCCAGGGAAAACTGGTGCCACCAATAAAGAATGGATACAGTCTCTCTTGCTTCACCATTAACTGCTTCAGACAGCAGGCTGAGGtatctgtgcaaaaaaactgaacATATTGTAAAATCCTCGACTGCACACTGATAACACCAGCAAAATGGCAGCTCCCATGCAGGGCAACATAAAATCTTCAAATTGATAGACTAGGAGGACAGAAGATATAGCATGCAATATAGCAATATTCTATATATAGCAACATGCAATACAGCAAGCATGTCTTTCTCCAAGATGCAGATACCGTCATAATTACTTAAAGGACTGTCAAGTTCCCATGCTTTTCCCTCCAGGGTGTAAGAGGGGTAATACCTGTTATGACCACCTAccttgtgccccctcccccccccgcgctTCAAAAAAAGGCTTGATTTAAATTAGATGCCAAGTAATTGACAACTAGTGGCTTTGAGTGTGCTCGAAGGCCTTTCCTTTGCCAACTCAATGGAGATTTGCATGTTGGGAGTGTTTTTCAACTTTCCACTACATGCCTcgtacacaccatgcaacttcTCGTCAGATCAACGGTTCAAATACATAATTTCTGTCATGTCCAATATGCTCCAGATcgagatcgattttgtgcagtaatgatctgaaaatcgatccggaagcagattggacatgacgTGAATTATTGATTCGACCCGTCAATCTGtcaggaaattgcatagtgtgtagcaggcataAAAGGTTGGGCAGGTTGTGAAAATAGCTTGACGCTGCTATTAGTTACCTTGAAGATCTGgctttacagagctgctggtggaaAAAGTATTCTCTCATAATGACGGACAGCGTATTCATTAAAACAAATTGGCAACCTGTAAgaattagggatgatcacagatatttgcgtctcattgatcatctctagtaaGAATTTAACTCGATGGTGGCTTCTTCAAACATGCGGCTTGCTACAATCACTAGCTAGGCAGAGAGGGGGTTTTATTTCTGCAAGTCACAATCGCTCAGTGGACCTTAAGTACAAATGAAAATGCACAGACATAGGAAATGTAAAACAATAAAGACTGCTAATAGGTTAATTCTTTGGAATGTTGCAGGTATGTTACACAAAGTGATTTTAACAGACTGGACCTCACAGCCAATGTCATGACAAAGGAAAAATTGCTGGACATTTTATTTACTCAGCAGCACAAGTTGAACCTCATAGGCAAAGTACATTATTAGATTGGGGTAAAGATTTCATTCATGGATACTGACAAGTCTACTACCTTTCACCACTCTATATTAGTCATTGCCTGCTGAGATCACACCATTAGCTTTGCACTGtggatgcagtacaaagctaaagCAGCCTTGCTGACCTACCATTCCTGCCAGTGCTCTCTACCAAACAACCCCTCCCCAatgatttaattaaaaaaaaaattatatattgcaaggtgctccaggccaatttattttagcacattttcttATTTGTTGCATTTCCTTGCcaataattagtactgctgtaatgtgcatttatggcTACTAGTCACTAGAGGGCAGTTTGAGACAATAACAATGGACTTCTGCTTTAGGTTTCTATATTTTCTACTAGCAGAGAGAtatcaaagcattccaataatttacagcacaatgagttctgtcGGAGGTCAAAAGAAGTGCAAGCATCTCAAACGTGATACGTTGAAGCTACTAATGGGTTAAAAGATTGTAATGAAGTTCATTGCTTGAGTCTTACGCCTAATAAAATGTTATGCCTAGCACTAGAGACAATAGTGCAATATGCAGCAAATTCAAATTATCGTTGCCAAGGAGGAAACTGTGCTACAGAGCAAATAAAATGGCTTGTGCAATTTTACCCAATTCAAAATAAGCATTGTAAGATGTTTTCccaaaacaaaaaggaaaaaattttTGCACTTAAAATTTCTACAAACTGTAAAAAACAggaaggaaaaacaaaaacagtaggGAGCCATCATTACAAATACACTAGACAACAGATAAAAACAATGCATGACAGGATACAAGAGGTTGTTGTGTCGTTGCTTTTTCTTGCCAAAGATCATTTTCTATAAATCAGGTGCATCAGAATTTTGAAATCATATTGCTAACCCCTATAATTAAGTCAAGAAAACTGACAGACTTCAGGGTTACAAATTTGCTTACAACCAAAACTTTTCCCACCTTTCCCATCCCAGTGCCGCCCCGCCCACCCTGCCCCAAACACAGTAACACATAACTTAGCAATGAACACACTTGATACAAGTGATCTATATGCAGAAGCTCCGGCAAGTTCACCAAACAGAACCATAGCTGCCataaaactgcaaccattctcctGCCCTCTGAACAGTCAGAGAACAGCTGGCCCAATCAACAGTCAAATCTTAAGTCTATAGCTTCATCTAAGCTTTTGTCATCGTGAGGACTGGCAGCTAAGAACGTTGCTACGGGGGAGCCCGCAACGTTAATGACACTGGCGCTCGTGGTGGCATTTCGCACTATGCTTGTCACATTAATGCCCAAAGTAAGCCGGGTCTGCTCTAACGCCTTCTCTGGCACTGCAAACGCCTCCAACTTCTTCTCTCCGTTTGCCATGTAAGAGTTTTGGCAGCCACGGCAAATACAGTCAAGACAAGCTTTGCGATTTGAATAGCACGGACAGCGCTGGCCTCGACATGTAAGAACACTTGGATTCTGAGTAGCACGTCCACACTTACAACCTTTCTTTTCGGGTGGTTTCTTATACACAGTTTTTGTTGGGCTCCCAGGAATCATATTATTGCTGGGGATCTTCTCTTTCACCTTGTCTTTTGTCTTCAGCAATGGAGGTTTGGTTTTAGGATGAGTTTTCTTATGCATGTGCTCTGGGTTCTTTTTCAAGGTTTTATTTGAAATAAGAATAGTCTTACTGATTTTGGATGAGCTGCCCCCATTTGGGACAGTGACTATGGGCTGTAAAAAGTTCCTGCTTTCCCGAGTCAATAGAAAAGGTGTTGGTGAACCCAGCGCTGGTCCAAGTAGAATGCTGGAAATGGGAAGTGGCAAGACCTTTTCACTGTCGCTTTCCGAGCGCGACCGCTTGCGGTTTGTTTTCACCATTTTTAGGGTTGCAGTTGTGCAAGACACACCATGCGATGGAACATGAGCGTCAGACAATAAAACAGTGTGTGTGAGAGGTTGTGGGCAGATATCCAAGAAAGTGCCATTTGATACTGCAGTGTCTAGACTATGCTGCAaatcacagtcagtaacttctgcACTGGAAACATTGTCTAAGCTCTGGAGAACTTCCTCTACGCTAAGTAGCAAGGGGTCTGCACTTTTCAGGTCATCGTTATAACCACAAATATCAAGTCCAGCAGCGCACAGTTCAGAGGAAACTGGGTCACAGACATTCTCCAAGCTTTCTGACAAATCTTCTGTTTTAATGTCAACAGCTGAGCAACAGAGGTCAATGGGACTAGGGCTTTCAGGGGAGGGGTTATGTACAACAAGTTCCGTTTCAGATAAACCATTGCAATTGGGCAAACGATTAGTGACTAAGCACTCCGTCTCAAGCTCTGGTGTATCTTGAGGAATATGACAGACATTAGCTTCAGTTTCTGGAACCAGTTCTGAATTGGAAGTTAATGGGGAATGCGAAGGACACAGTGGTGATGGGGGCTGTGAGGGGTTTGGGAGGTCATCTTCAGCTGCAGGTTCTTCCACGGGTTCCTCAGGAAGAAATGCCAAGATGTCAGCAGAGCACTCCACAGAGTTTAATAAGTCCTGTGCCAGAGGAGTATGGGTGATGTATTCACACAGTTTTTTATAGCAGCTAACCAAGATACCCAACTGCTTGTTCTCCTCAAACAGGTCATAGTCCTTACACCAGCTGCAGGAgggcttcatcatcatcttctttccTTTGCACTGCTTGCAAACATAATGCTGACACGTTGAATTGATTGGAGCTATAGGATCTTCAAGCAAGTTTCCTAGAGGcaaagacagaaaaaaaacatagaaTTTTATTTTAGTAGGTCTTCGTTCTAAGTTTTTGGACTCTTCAAGATAAAAGGTTTAGTTATAATTTTCCACAGTCCTGCTAACTACTAAGGAGTTCCTTACCTCGGAAGTGGGAAACCTCCGGGTAGTCCAGAGGGGTCCCTGATCTGCTTACATCCTACCATTTGAGCCCAATAATAAACTCCTTCCTTGTGCAATGtcagcttcattctactgggcacgtGTGGATCTTACTTGCACATGCTTAGTTAGCATGCTTGTCCATGGCCTGAAGGAACTTTTTTTGGATTGGCCAGAGTCAAATAAGTTTAGAGAGAACCTCCGCTGGAATGGTGGGGAGtatctatccagaggcttccccaataCTGAGGCAAGACCTAACTTTATTTTTAGAGCATTTCAGGGTTACTTTAACTGCCTTTAAAAGTAAAACACTACTACTCTAAAACTTTTTGTTTTGTATTCAGAATGAAGAGAAAAACTTGTTtctggattttattttttttaatatatacacaATTTTACAATTGGTGAGATTTAACTAAACTATTAACCATCAAGAATGTGTACAGATGGTCAGTGCCAAAGGTGTTTCTATATACTCGTCTCAGCATTAAGTACCATGACTTTAGAAATCAGAGGAGGGTTCCAACTTAGGCCTTTTTTGCATGGATGGTTTAGCCACCATATTGCTGGGAGTAGGTGCCTGTCAAGTGGGAGCATTCGTAACCAAACATGTGTCAGCAGTTGACATGCGATGCAGTTACTACCTGGTAAAAAAAAGCCTCATGTCCCATCTAGTGGCCGGCTACTGCCCACTCAGATATGCATGCAGGAGACCTCTGTCAGTGCTGATAGCTTGCAGCCAGGAGTGGCGGAGAAACCGCAAGTGTACTGCTGTCAGCCATtcgtgtgaaacagcccttactgACACCAACCAAAATTAGTTCATAGTCTAATAAGATTTGCTTTTTAAACCTCTATTAATAAAAGCCTATAATAAATAGACGACTTCTCAATACATCACAAAATGTCTGAAATGCAGTATGTTCAGTTCCTCAAATGTGAGCTGCATGTAGAAATAAATTGGAAACCTGTAGTGTTTCTAAACATTCCTTTGAGCTAATAAATGCATCCCTCTCCCCATTAGAGCACTCAGCCTTCAGCTGTTTATCCACAGGCTTTGTCAGTGAATGCATGGCTGCACACACATTGTTGTGTCTGTGAATTAATTAGTGTATCAAGTCAGCAGCACTGACCAAGCTCTACGCTATCCACTCATTGGAAACATCCACAAAGGACTACATACTGTATCACAGAGAACCAACAACTAtagagcagtgatgagcaaaagaaTATCCTAACATGGACAGCTCCACTAATCCAGGGAGGAAGTCACAGTTGAATAAAAATGCCCCTCTCTCTTGTGATATTTAGAATTACTGATCAGGGCCAGTCTTACTGAGCTGTTCTAACTGCCTTTCCTCCTCTTACCCTGGTGAATGCTGTTACAATGCTCTAGCCCAGGCATAGGCAAActtagccctccagctgttaaggaactacaagtcccacaatgcatttgcctttatgaggcaTGACACTGgctttcagactcctgcaatgcattgtgggacttgtagttccgtaacagctggagggccaagtttgcccatgcctgctctagcccCTCCATTCCTGTTGGCGTATGCACGCGTGCAATGATGACAGCACTTCACACACAACATAAGGGAACAATCTGGAACCCAAGCCAACTATTCTTTGCACTAACCTGATGGCAAGGGCTACGTGTGTCACTTGATAGAGAGGAGAATGCTAGGGGACAGATATCAAAGATGCACACTAACTTCCTTGCCACAGCTGGATGGAGCCTAAAAAAAAGGTCTTCTGCAGGAGATGATAGATAGTTTTTAATGTAGCACCACATTCTGAATCTGGGGAAGCACTGGAAACATTGTACATGCAATTCCACTTGAAAGTTAATCTACAAAAGCCTGAAGCTGCAGGAAATTCATTGGGTCAATGGAATTTTGCATGCTAGGTACATTCTTTGCGCTCCACTTAAAGATATTAGTTTAAGTTGTACATCGGGTGGTGAAGGACTAAACCTTCTTCGTATTCATATTGCCTGTTTCATTATTGGAAAGATTCTGTCATTTCCTGCTTGGCAACAGAAAAAAAGTAAtctctccaagcagacacagtatTTACAAGTTTCTATTGTAACAGAAATACAACAGCATTTGGCTTTGTATATGGTCAGACTAATCTAATAgcctctaattgaaaaaaaaattttttaattacATCTTTAAAGTCTGATGAAAAATTGCTGCGTCTCCTATTCTCCTGTGTGACCCCAACTCATAGTTTCATAGTCTCAGAGTCTCAGCCAGATCTATGTATCGCCAGACTCATCTCCAAACATTCTCCATTTAAAACAATTCTCTTTATTTCTCATCACAGCAGTCTAATACTGTGAGACGATTTACCTCTACGGCCccatgcacacacatgcagactcaCAGCCAACCATTCCTGCAATTTGCTGTTCTGATTGGTTTACAGATCCCTAaatcacaggtgtcgaactccagcccTCCAGGGCCATATCCATGTCAGCGttcaggatggactgagaaatgtggtctacttaaaggagaactgtagtgagaggtatatggaggctgccatatttatttccttttaagcaataccagttgcctggccgtcctgctgatctatttggctgaagtagtggctgaatcacaccagaaacaagcatgcagctagtcttgtcagatctgtcaaaaaacctgatctgcatatgcttgttcatggtctatggctgcaagtattagaggcagaggatcagcaggatagccaggtaactggcataacaaatggaaataaatattgcagcctccatacacccctctctacagttctcctttaataaaccacacctttcctgattcaggccCACTAATCCATTTGAGCCTTGCTAGAAATGTGAGG
Proteins encoded in this region:
- the MSL2 gene encoding E3 ubiquitin-protein ligase MSL2: MNPVNATTLYITASRLVLNYDSGDPQASAEICKMLPFFRQALACCVCGNLLEDPIAPINSTCQHYVCKQCKGKKMMMKPSCSWCKDYDLFEENKQLGILVSCYKKLCEYITHTPLAQDLLNSVECSADILAFLPEEPVEEPAAEDDLPNPSQPPSPLCPSHSPLTSNSELVPETEANVCHIPQDTPELETECLVTNRLPNCNGLSETELVVHNPSPESPSPIDLCCSAVDIKTEDLSESLENVCDPVSSELCAAGLDICGYNDDLKSADPLLLSVEEVLQSLDNVSSAEVTDCDLQHSLDTAVSNGTFLDICPQPLTHTVLLSDAHVPSHGVSCTTATLKMVKTNRKRSRSESDSEKVLPLPISSILLGPALGSPTPFLLTRESRNFLQPIVTVPNGGSSSKISKTILISNKTLKKNPEHMHKKTHPKTKPPLLKTKDKVKEKIPSNNMIPGSPTKTVYKKPPEKKGCKCGRATQNPSVLTCRGQRCPCYSNRKACLDCICRGCQNSYMANGEKKLEAFAVPEKALEQTRLTLGINVTSIVRNATTSASVINVAGSPVATFLAASPHDDKSLDEAIDLRFDC